In the Excalfactoria chinensis isolate bCotChi1 unplaced genomic scaffold, bCotChi1.hap2 Scaffold_72, whole genome shotgun sequence genome, tgctgctgtgtggaaTGCAAGAAATGGATCCGAATGCCTGGCAGAGGCATACCATCTACCGGCGTTATACCAGAACCAGCAGACAGATGCTGTGGTTCTGGTAGGTTtgtagacttctttttttcctcataagaacacagcaacagcttAGTGAGCAACAGTCAGAATTACTCAGCAGATACGTAGTgtgtaaatataaatgataaCTGCTGATCCAGCTGTCCGAGGGGTGATGGGGAAGTGAACGTCTCAATATTAAACTTAACATcagtgttaattattttttttcagtttgtgaaagaaatagatATCGAGAAGAGAATGAGACTTCTACAGTTCGTTACTGGAATGTGCGGATTACCAGTGGGAGGATTTGCTGTCCTCATGGGTAACGAGCcctctttaatgcattttatgctCACTTTtattccttgtttgtttgtttttttgtttgtttgtttttttccttataaggACCAAGCTGTGTGTTTAAGGGTATTTTTTTATGAATTTATATGGAATCATTTTTCTAAATCTTGCATATGGGTAGAGCTGTGACAGAAAAAGGGACGGAGGGAATGTGAACACGCCTTGCATCAGTGACTTGATAGATGGTTTGGACGTGGTCCTggcagggcagcctgctctgggtaTCCCTGCTTGCTCAGAGTGGAAGGACTAGGTGGTAAACTCCAGGGATTCCTTCCAGTACCAAACCAACGATGTGATGCAGTGGTTGAGTTTCTTTGAAAACAGCTGGATAGTTTTGCATTTCACTACGTGGATTTCTTCAGAGGGATGTAGTGAGAGACAGATGTCTTTGTGCTCTGCAAGTAGTTCTAATCTTGTTTTCGAGCCTTTCTCGTGCTGTTGTCATGTATTACCTACTGGTAGACACGGGCAGTTAGACCTCAGGATTCATGGTTTGATTTTTGTACAGGGAGCAACAGACCCCAAAAATTTTGCGTTGAGAAAGTTGGGAAGGAAAACTGGTTCCCTAGAAGTCACACCTGGTAAGTACGAAGGATCGAACTCTGCCGTGGTTCTGTTCTTACGGATGGCAATCTCCTTTCAGATTGTAGGAAGTGGATGTGATATGGAAGTTTCTGAGACTGTGTGAAAGCAAATCACTGGGTGATGGCAGTAAGCTCTGCTGAGTAATAGCtgaacttctgaaaagcagttttgttgtgGAGCTGATTCCATTGTAAATGCCGTGGATTTGCACACCACTGAAAACATCAAGTTACTTTTAGTACTGAAGGTAGTACTTTCTTCTAAAGAGTCTGGGATCGATCTTTCATGATCACCAGACCCGATCTtggcaatgaaaataaatagccGCATTCGTGCTCCCTCTTGGCTGGAGGAAATGTAGCTTCTGCTCAGTTTCTCAGTTCTGCTGGTGCTTTGTGAAGATGCTCAGATTTTAACTTTCAGATACAGAAGAGAGATAAGGTGAGAGTTGTTACTAAACACGTTGCCAGTTCTGGAAAGTTATCCCTGCTCAAGTGCTTGTTGTGCTTTAACTCTCAGAGACAAGTGCACATCAAGATACAGCTGTTTTAGAGGGTACAAATGCAGTTATCCCTCTGAACAGGACAGTTCACATGCCTGGGTTCCTAGTGGATTTTTTGGTGGTCTAAGCTGTTCTTCAATACTTCaggtttctctttgttttcagtttcagtcGCTTGCACCTTCCACCCTAGAAGAAttaggagcagctgaaggaaaagctgttatttGCAATTGAAGAACAGAAGGTTTGGAGCAGGAATAGCTGCGATTTGCACCTTGAAGAATGTGAACTCAACGTGACGTTCTTCTTCGcttcttctgcttgttgcaCACTTCCTTGTAAAGTAGACTTGACTTGGATTATTTAACAATAGTCGCGTGTAAGTAAATGGATGTTATACTGAGGTTTTATCCACGTAAACTCTGGATTTCTACCGAGCactttcagaaaccaaaagagCAATCAGATATGGCGACAAAGGAATTGTGACCCGAGTAGAGATTTAAtacagctctgggctctgctttgttttacctttcGTCACTTAGAATGTGTCCTTAAGGATggagaggttttttttaaatagttatGTCTTTCCTATTCAGTAGCATATTTGGCTACTGATGTACTGGGAAGTTCAGTagtagctgcagtgctgcagcaacaTCATCACCTCTTGACAGCAGTGTTATTAGAGCCGGCTTGTAACCGTCCTCTGCCTACTGTGAGCAAATTCATCACTTAAGCTATTCTTCTAACTCAGGTGTGGCTGGACTGTTTTTCCTTGCCTGGAGTCTGCTCACGTGCCAGTGGGACTCAGACTGCTGTTCAGGGGATGTCAAACTGTGGCACCAATCCAGGGcgtagctttgctttgttttcctcacagtcTTGCTAATTTCAGCAAAATAACCGTCTGCTCAAAGTTGCTGGAGATTTGCTTGTGCCCTCTGAGGAGTTCtgatctttttctgtgtaacacATCTAACTTTTCAAACTATGTTCACACTGTggttcttcacttgttttgcaaaaGACAAGACCACCTGGAATTGCACTGATTCAACTTAGATTCCCGTTTGCAGACTGATGTTTCCTGTCGGGAGTGTTAATGGACGTTATCCTCAGTGTTATTCTTCCACGATGCTGTCAGTTTTCTCTGGAGACTTCTTTGGTGTCTTGGGAAGAGGTACAAAATAACTGGGTGTTGAAAATGATGGTACTTATCATTTTTGGTGATGAACTGATGATGCAGTATTAGCATTAGCAGTTCTCGGAGGACTTGAAAGTTTGTCCATGGATTCCAGACTGTTTGTGTTTATATGCTCTATTGAACAAGGCCATGAACTGGGATCAGCAGCACTGGATGGTAAAATACTGCACTGAAATTCATTGTCGAAATTTCCTTGTATTGCAATTTCCAATACTCAGGTAACTGTAACAATTTCTCCGTAAGTCAAATACTGGCATCCTTCTGGGAGctccatctttcttcctctgggctcaaagtcctctggggaaatgccactcctcccctcccttctgagAGCCACAGTGCCCAAAGAAGGCAGGCCACAGGACCAGAAGGTGAACTCTTGAACTGCCACCgctctgcatgatgttctgatgtgggaTATCTACAAAACATCCCCAAACCACAACAGGTAGCACGGAGCTGCAATGGGGAATGCCCTCCACACACGGCCCTGTCGGTGCACGATGCTGCAGGCACGCTCTTGCCATCTGCACACACGTGGGCCGGCTTTGCACGGCCGGGCACATCATCtggcctgggcactgcaggtacCCACATGATGGGGTGCAGACACGGCAAGGCCAACCCTGGCTGATTGTGCATCTCATTCCCGCTTGGCGTGGGAAGAGGGACTTCAGTGGGACACAATTGCTCCAAAGGAGTTTTGGGGCTCGGTTACAAATGTTGCCCTGACCTGTTGGCCTTGTCTGTCACCAGTTGCAGTGGTTACAAAGCACACGGAGGATACATCGCGTTGTGTAAGCTGAATAAAACACGGGATCACACAAAGTACAAACGTCTGAGTTACAACAGCACACATCAccaacttgtcacagacactaGCCCGTGGTTCTGCAGGAGTGGTGACACAAACACTACAGACCATTACTGATGTCAACATCTTCCTTTTCcacccttttcttccctgcacacgaagcagcaagctgctggccatCAGAGGGCTTGCAGTGACATCAGAAGGTGGCTGCGGTCATCTGAAGGCTTTGTTGGTTGTCAGAGGGCTCCACTGGTTGTCGGAGATGTTCACTGACCATCAGAAGGCTTCATTGATTGAGTTGGGATGTCACTGGTCATCAGAGGGCTTCATTGGTCATCGGGAGATTGGAGGTGTCCATGGGAGGGGATATGCAGCCCTTGTTCGGGGTGATGGGTAGGGGGTTGGGGCACTGAGGCACGTGGCCTAAAGCAGACCCAAAGGAGTGACAAGTGGCTGCAATAAGAGAGGGGCTAAAAGAAGGGTGACGTGGTCACAATGTGTCCATGCAGAGGCGGATCATAGGGTGAAGGGTTTGGGAGGAAATGTACAgaggaactgagagagagcagagggagggtacTGGGGTtgatggcagcatgaggagcTCCATCCTTGAGGACTTTGGAGCAGATGATGAGTGAGGGAGGGGAAGCCCACAGGGGTGCAGGACATGGtgtgcatggcatggagctggggaggcctcCCAGAACTGTGAGGTGgccagtccctgctgagcatgagaacaaggacacGGACACAGAGAGTGTaggtttgctgagggatttaTTGATCATCAGAGGGTGTCACTGATCATCAGGGTCCTCACTGggcaccagagggcagcactggcaaggaggagccttgtccctgcagggttTGTCCCCAAGGACTcagggcaggagaaggactggcagcagccaagagaccCGGGGCAGAATGTGGGTCCACTGGGGATGGAAACCACAGCCCCTGTCCTACCTGCATGGTGACTCTGGCCATCCATAGGGCATCCTGAGCCTGCCCTCTCCAGATCCGTTCCTttgcacagccccatagagcacaaaggaagggctggaggtgacagtgcccaggtccccctggaacaggccacggacagtcccctccatgccatcaATTAATTCCCAGCCCCTGATGCCCGGTCCTCAGGGCTGCGGAGACACCCAGGGTCCCCCAAGTGCCCTGTGGGGCTGTAGTGTCCCCGTGCCGCTCACCTGGACGGTTGGGGTTGGAAATAGGGGCAGGGCAGGGGGGCAGGGAGACTAAGGGGAGGGAAATAAAGGTGCCTAGAGACTTGGGGGTGCCAAATAGAGAGGAAGGGGGAGCTGAAAGGGAGAAGAACGGGGGTTGGGGACCAAAAGAGATGAGAATAGGGCTGCTAAAGAAAGGAGATCTGTTGGTTCCATAAGGATGGGATATGGGAACCCAAAGAGAGGGCATTCTCTGGTTCTTAATGACCTTCAAGgactcttccagcacaaaccaCGTTCTGTCCCTGTGACCTCCCAGGACCCTCCTGTGCTGGTGACGTCACAATGTCGCGCTGACCTCACAGAGCCCCCCCGGGGTGGGGCAGGGGCAGTGGGTCAGCGCCGAACCTGCCGGCCCCATTCTGCAGGCGGTGCAGGTCCTgcgagcagctgtgccagtggtgCAGCAATGCGGGCCCAGTTTGCCAGCGGAAcattaacagctctgcagcgcgtggagctgctgcagcagctggagcaggtgagCTCTGGGTGGACGGGCACAGAAGGGCCGAGCTGCCGGCTGGAGGGCACCCTGCCCAcggcatggcagcagagagccgGGTGCCAACGCcgctcctttcccctcccacaGGCTTATGAGCGGATGATGGAGAACCGCACGGCCGCGGCCAGGGCGTCtttgctgaaggtgagcagatgctgctgtgtggggtgcGGTGGGAGAAGTGCCCTCGTGTgggtctgcagctccagccctgcaggccctgcttgccccgatggaggaggcaggaggggacGGAGCCCCGTGGGAGCGCCGGTGCCCTGACGGccgctgctcttctctttcccacaggACGCCCAGCAAATACGGGCTGAAAGAACGGCTGCCCgtaaggaggagctggagcaggtagGGGGCAGTGAGGGCTCGTCCTCACAGCTCGGCATCCTCACgcctctggctgtgcaggaggacctCGGTCCCAATCCCTCGGGTCCATGGGTCCCAACGCGGCCACCCCTCATTACAGCTGTTgtcttgcaggagaagcagctcattggccagctggaggagcagctgaaggctgggaGCGAGGAGATGGAGGTAGTGTGGAGGGGtgaggggagcggggctgcccaCCCCCGTGTTGTGGACATGGAGCTCAGCCTTTTGTCTGCCAGGTGCTGCGCCGGGAGAAACAGCGCCTGCGAGAGGAgcgggaggagctggagctggagggtgcCTGGTGAGTGGGAGCCACCCATGGGACCCTGCACCCCACGCCTGCACACGGGGGTCTCTGACACACCTGGGGCAGCAATGGGTGCAgcgctgctggggatggggctctgcttcctgcatggTGTGGCAGGGCGGCCCTgtcccagccctggggtgggcacacgctgctggggagcccccgcGGTGACAGAGGCCGGCAGCCTCCAACCAAGCCTTGTtgcccacaggcagcagcatcagatggagctggaggtagagcgcgtgcctggggctgtgctgccggaGCTGGTGGAGGCACAGCTGGTAAGGGGCAGAACACACAGCACCCTCACCCCATCCAACAGAGGTCTCCCTGGGGAcagggctccctgcagcaccgttgtgctgctgggctcccgAGTCCTGCATGAAGCCCTGCTGCGCAGCGGGCCCTGAccaccatccctgccccatcttcacctacaggagaagaaggagcggGCCAGGAGACGTGGGCTCTCCTTCTGGATGCAGTGAGTCTCCCCTCCTTGCCCTGTGCCCAGCCAACAGCAGCCGGGCTCCCATCAGTGGGCTGATGGCCAGGACCCCTCTGCAGCCGGCGGGGCTCCCAAACGTCCCCTGTTGCACcagatggggctgtgctgccgtGGGATAGGGACGCCTCATTCCCAGCCCTCTTTTGCCCCACAGGACCATCTGCCTCATCTtggtctgcctccagctgctgctcgtTGCCGTGCTGGGCTTTGCCCTATTTTACGCCCGGTACTatgaccaggagctgctctatcGGCTCCTGCTGCGGGTGCTGCCCCAGCCAATGTACGCTCCCGTGGCGTACTTTGCAAGCAGGACCCTGCGTGTGGTCTGTGAtgggctgctgcccatctgacCGCCCAGCTCAATAACCCCTCCCAGCTCGGGGCTGCGTGCTGGGGCAGGGGACAGGGCTCTGTCCACATGGAAGGGGCCTGTCCTGTGCTCCtgcccccaggcacagcagtggggcagtgctggcaggcggCTGAGTGCCACCACGTTGGACTTGTTGGAAATCAGTCTGGACTGTCATCGGGAGCCGCTGTCAGCTGAACAACAAACCTCCGACGGCCCATCAGACGGAAGATCCGCACCCGACAGCAGGACGTGGCTGGATCTACCAGCACTGAACCACCTcgctttgctgcctctctgtcTCGTTTTCTTCCccgttttctgtcttttctcttggtcttctttcattctttgactCATCAAAGCAGCCGTGGCCTATGCTAACGGCCTCTCATTGTAATTAGCCCATTAGCCAATGTTACCTCCAATTGGTTGTTAAGAAAGCCCTCAATAAATACCTACCTATTATTCCCCTCAATTTGGTGGTTGTGCCTCTTTGCTgagcaggggaggctcaggAGGTGGGAAAAGATCCACCCCTTGAAAAGCACAGAGTGAGAGCAGACGTAGataggaagagaaatgggatgggcagcatccctctgcactcagatgcctgctgctttgtctgcatgCATCTCTTCTGCCCACTGCAGTTTATCCatgaaggctgcagcaaagaTAAAGTGTCTCTGCTATGGAGCCCTGGAGGGGGATAGAGATggaaaatggggagaaatggAACCTAAAAGCAGAACCCCGAGGCCAAATGGGTCAGCCCTACAGCAAACTGCATAACCCCAAGAAATAAAAGGGTGAAGCCCTCTCAAAAGGGCCAAAGATTGAACCCCTTTAGCAAAAGGGTGCACCCCAGTGCCAAATGAgatccagagctgcagctccagtgctgtgttcattgttgggcccctcactacaaaaaaggctcaggggagaccttattgctccctaTAACTTCCAAAGGGAGGccgtggtgagctgggggtcagtctcttctcttgcATAACAATGATAGGacgagaaggaatggcctccagctgcaccagttgaaacgagatgatcattACAGTGCTCCTCAAtgcaggccatcctatgatcctatgataagATATTGAGAGCCCCTCAATGCCCTCCACTGCaccccagtgctcctcagagacCCCAATGCCCTCCAtt is a window encoding:
- the LOC140265226 gene encoding uncharacterized protein isoform X6, with translation MRAQFASGTLTALQRVELLQQLEQAYERMMENRTAAARASLLKDAQQIRAERTAARKEELEQEKQLIGQLEEQLKAGSEEMEVLRREKQRLREEREELELEGAWQQHQMELEVERVPGAVLPELVEAQLEKKERARRRGLSFWMQTICLILVCLQLLLVAVLGFALFYARYYDQELLYRLLLRVLPQPMYAPVAYFASRTLRVVCDGLLPI
- the LOC140265226 gene encoding uncharacterized protein isoform X3; protein product: MGYGNPKRGHSLVLNDLQGLFQHKPRSVPVTSQDPPVLVTSQCRADLTEPPRGGAGAVGQRRTCRPHSAGGAGPASSCASGAAMRAQFASGTLTALQRVELLQQLEQVSSGWTGTEGPSCRLEGTLPTAWQQRAGCQRRSFPLPQAYERMMENRTAAARASLLKDAQQIRAERTAARKEELEQEKQLIGQLEEQLKAGSEEMEVLRREKQRLREEREELELEGAWQQHQMELEVERVPGAVLPELVEAQLEKKERARRRGLSFWMQ
- the LOC140265226 gene encoding uncharacterized protein isoform X2 encodes the protein MGYGNPKRGHSLVLNDLQGLFQHKPRSVPVTSQDPPVLVTSQCRADLTEPPRGGAGAVGQRRTCRPHSAGGAGPASSCASGAAMRAQFASGTLTALQRVELLQQLEQVSSGWTGTEGPSCRLEGTLPTAWQQRAGCQRRSFPLPQAYERMMENRTAAARASLLKDAQQIRAERTAARKEELEQEKQLIGQLEEQLKAGSEEMEVLRREKQRLREEREELELEGAWQQHQMELEVERVPGAVLPELVEAQLVRGRTHSTLTPSNRGLPGDRAPCSTVVLLGSRVLHEALLRSGP
- the LOC140265227 gene encoding E3 ubiquitin-protein ligase Itchy-like isoform X2, producing the protein MQFCHSSVCSMLLLRSWRGAAVWNARNGSECLAEAYHLPALYQNQQTDAVVLFVKEIDIEKRMRLLQFVTGMCGLPVGGFAVLMGSNRPQKFCVEKVGKENWFPRSHTCFSRLHLPP
- the LOC140265226 gene encoding uncharacterized protein isoform X1 translates to MGYGNPKRGHSLVLNDLQGLFQHKPRSVPVTSQDPPVLVTSQCRADLTEPPRGGAGAVGQRRTCRPHSAGGAGPASSCASGAAMRAQFASGTLTALQRVELLQQLEQVSSGWTGTEGPSCRLEGTLPTAWQQRAGCQRRSFPLPQAYERMMENRTAAARASLLKDAQQIRAERTAARKEELEQEKQLIGQLEEQLKAGSEEMEVLRREKQRLREEREELELEGAWQQHQMELEVERVPGAVLPELVEAQLEKKERARRRGLSFWMQTICLILVCLQLLLVAVLGFALFYARYYDQELLYRLLLRVLPQPMYAPVAYFASRTLRVVCDGLLPI
- the LOC140265226 gene encoding uncharacterized protein isoform X5; the encoded protein is MGYGNPKRGHSLVLNDLQGLFQHKPRSVPVTSQDPPVLVTSQCRADLTEPPRGGAGAVGQRRTCRPHSAGGAGPASSCASGAAMRAQFASGTLTALQRVELLQQLEQAYERMMENRTAAARASLLKDAQQIRAERTAARKEELEQEKQLIGQLEEQLKAGSEEMEVLRREKQRLREEREELELEGAWQQHQMELEVERVPGAVLPELVEAQLEKKERARRRGLSFWMQTICLILVCLQLLLVAVLGFALFYARYYDQELLYRLLLRVLPQPMYAPVAYFASRTLRVVCDGLLPI
- the LOC140265227 gene encoding E3 ubiquitin-protein ligase Itchy-like isoform X1, coding for MQFCHSSVCSMLLLRSWRGAAVWNARNGSECLAEAYHLPALYQNQQTDAVVLFVKEIDIEKRMRLLQFVTGMCGLPVGGFAVLMGSNRPQKFCVEKVGKENWFPRSHTCRLHLPP
- the LOC140265226 gene encoding uncharacterized protein isoform X4, giving the protein MGYGNPKRGHSLVLNDLQGLFQHKPRSVPVTSQDPPVLVTSQCRADLTEPPRGGAGAVGQRRTCRPHSAGGAGPASSCASGAAMRAQFASGTLTALQRVELLQQLEQVSSGWTGTEGPSCRLEGTLPTAWQQRAGCQRRSFPLPQAYERMMENRTAAARASLLKDAQQIRAERTAARKEELEQEKQLIGQLEEQLKAGSEEMEVLRREKQRLREEREELELEGACSIRWSWR